The Streptosporangiales bacterium genome contains a region encoding:
- a CDS encoding gamma-glutamyltransferase family protein, producing MTFTTRPELAGTFGMVSSTHWLPASAGMAVLERGGNAFDAVVAAGFVLQVVEPHQNGPGGDLPALFARAGDRRPTVLCAQGPAPAAATVQAFRDRGLDMVPGSGLLAAAIPGATVGWLTLLRDHGTMRLTDVISYAIGYARNGYPLTPKLVEYIANVEQLFREHWRTSADLYLPGSGLPKAGQVFRNPALADTYERLVEAEGAVGAGREAGIEAAIRSWSEGFVAAAMAKFATSAWRDSSGRDHAGLLTTDDLAGWRPTYEEPVSVEFAGHRVYKAGAWSQGPVLLQQLALLQGIDVTPGSADYVHTVVEGAKLAFADRDAWYGDTSDVPLATLLSAGYASERRALLGAEASHSLRPGSPDGRTPRLPTFAAGEVAADGSIGEPNAAAPRADGTARSDTVHVDVVDRWGNMVAAMPSGGWLHSSPVIPELGFCLGTRLQMAWLDEGLPNTLAPGKRSRTTLSPTLVMRDDEPVLAFGSPGGDQQDQWQLGLLLHHLLGGADLQAAIDAPAFHSVHFPSSFYPHEARPGVLLVEDRLGDDVIADLTARGHLIERAGDWSLGRLCAVARRPDNGTLHAAANPRGMQGYAVGR from the coding sequence ATGACCTTCACCACCCGTCCGGAGCTGGCCGGCACGTTCGGCATGGTGTCGTCCACCCACTGGCTGCCGGCGTCGGCCGGGATGGCCGTGCTGGAGCGCGGCGGCAACGCGTTCGACGCCGTCGTGGCCGCGGGCTTCGTGCTGCAGGTCGTCGAACCGCACCAGAACGGACCTGGCGGCGACCTCCCCGCGCTCTTCGCCCGCGCCGGCGACCGCCGTCCGACGGTGTTGTGCGCGCAGGGCCCGGCTCCCGCGGCCGCGACCGTACAGGCGTTCCGCGACCGCGGCCTCGACATGGTGCCGGGCTCCGGCCTGCTCGCCGCCGCGATCCCCGGCGCCACCGTCGGCTGGCTCACGCTGCTGCGCGACCACGGCACGATGCGGCTGACCGACGTCATTTCCTACGCCATCGGCTACGCCCGCAACGGCTACCCGCTGACGCCGAAGCTGGTCGAGTACATCGCCAACGTCGAGCAGCTGTTCCGTGAGCACTGGCGTACCTCCGCCGACCTCTACCTGCCCGGCAGCGGGCTGCCGAAGGCCGGGCAGGTGTTCCGCAACCCCGCGCTTGCCGACACGTACGAACGGCTGGTCGAGGCGGAGGGTGCGGTCGGGGCCGGGCGGGAGGCCGGCATCGAGGCCGCCATCCGTTCCTGGAGCGAGGGTTTCGTGGCGGCGGCGATGGCGAAGTTCGCCACGTCCGCCTGGCGCGACTCCAGCGGCCGCGACCACGCGGGTCTGCTCACCACCGACGACCTCGCCGGCTGGCGACCGACGTACGAGGAGCCGGTGAGCGTCGAGTTCGCCGGGCACCGGGTGTACAAGGCGGGCGCATGGAGCCAGGGCCCGGTGCTGCTACAGCAGCTCGCCCTGCTGCAGGGCATCGACGTCACGCCGGGCAGCGCCGACTACGTGCATACGGTCGTGGAGGGCGCGAAGCTCGCGTTCGCCGACCGCGACGCGTGGTACGGCGACACGTCCGACGTCCCGCTGGCGACGCTGCTGTCCGCCGGTTACGCGTCCGAGCGCCGTGCGTTGCTCGGCGCCGAGGCGTCTCACTCGCTGCGCCCCGGATCGCCGGACGGCCGCACTCCGCGGCTGCCGACGTTCGCGGCGGGCGAGGTGGCCGCGGACGGCAGCATCGGCGAGCCGAACGCCGCGGCGCCGCGTGCCGACGGCACCGCACGGTCGGACACCGTGCACGTGGACGTCGTCGACCGCTGGGGAAACATGGTCGCCGCCATGCCGAGCGGCGGCTGGCTGCACTCGTCGCCGGTGATCCCCGAGCTCGGCTTCTGCCTCGGCACCAGGCTGCAGATGGCCTGGCTGGACGAGGGCCTGCCGAACACACTGGCGCCAGGGAAGCGGTCGCGCACCACGCTGTCCCCGACCCTGGTGATGCGCGACGACGAGCCGGTGCTCGCGTTCGGCTCACCCGGCGGCGACCAGCAGGACCAGTGGCAGCTCGGCCTGCTGCTGCACCACCTGCTCGGCGGCGCGGACCTGCAGGCGGCGATCGACGCGCCCGCGTTCCACAGCGTGCACTTCCCGAGCTCGTTCTACCCGCACGAGGCCCGCCCCGGCGTCCTGCTCGTCGAGGACCGCCTCGGCGACGACGTCATCGCCGACCTGACGGCACGCGGCCACCTGATCGAACGCGCCGGCGACTGGTCCCTCGGCCGGCTCTGCGCCGTAGCCCGCCGCCCGGACAACGGCACGCTCCACGCGGCGGCGAACCCCCGCGGGATGCAGGGCTACGCCGTCGGCCGCTAG
- a CDS encoding divalent metal cation transporter encodes MADEQVEREQRTPSGSRVRRGLLVIGPGLAIAAAGVGAGDMVSSLTLGATYGLTLAWAVIIGALVKFAGTESIGRWYLATGKTPLRGFDSISRWVTGYFGAYSILIGFFYGAAIASATGLAVHALIPAISVRLGAVLGIVAGLAILWIGRYGVFQKVMSFFVAVMFVSIVGAAIITRPDLDVLTAGFKPTIPDGGLLYVLGVMGGVGMSIGLLSYGYWLRDRGWTGPSWVSTMRLDLVIGYVMTFVFMLSMMIVGAEFLQGSERSIEDEEGLLALADPFAAQFGELAKWLLLIGFFSAVFSSLVGGFNALAYVFSDIVNIFRGKEQERDDQAERTWPFRGYLLWMSFPPLLMLLFDQPILLVLIYAALGALFMPAMVAGLLWLMNSKRVPKGFRNGFVVNAILGLSLLMYVVLGVHELLNL; translated from the coding sequence ATGGCCGACGAGCAGGTCGAACGCGAACAGCGCACACCAAGCGGATCGCGCGTACGCCGCGGCTTGCTCGTCATCGGGCCGGGCCTCGCGATCGCCGCCGCCGGGGTAGGCGCCGGCGACATGGTCTCGTCACTGACCTTGGGTGCCACCTACGGGCTCACGCTCGCCTGGGCGGTCATAATCGGCGCCCTGGTGAAGTTCGCCGGCACCGAGTCGATCGGCCGCTGGTACCTCGCCACCGGGAAGACGCCCCTGCGTGGCTTCGACTCGATCAGCCGGTGGGTTACCGGCTACTTCGGTGCGTACTCCATCCTCATCGGCTTCTTCTACGGCGCCGCCATCGCGTCCGCAACGGGGCTGGCCGTGCACGCGTTGATCCCGGCGATCTCCGTGCGGCTCGGCGCCGTGCTCGGCATCGTGGCGGGGTTGGCGATCCTCTGGATCGGTCGCTACGGCGTGTTCCAGAAGGTGATGTCGTTCTTCGTCGCCGTCATGTTCGTCTCGATCGTCGGTGCCGCGATCATCACCAGGCCCGACCTCGACGTGTTGACGGCCGGCTTCAAACCGACCATCCCGGACGGCGGCCTGCTGTACGTGCTCGGCGTCATGGGCGGGGTCGGCATGTCTATCGGCCTGCTCTCGTACGGCTACTGGCTGCGCGACCGCGGTTGGACCGGGCCGAGCTGGGTCTCCACGATGCGGCTCGACCTGGTCATCGGCTACGTCATGACGTTCGTCTTCATGCTCTCCATGATGATCGTCGGGGCGGAGTTCCTGCAGGGCAGCGAGCGCAGCATCGAGGACGAGGAGGGCCTGCTGGCGCTGGCCGACCCGTTCGCGGCGCAGTTCGGCGAGCTGGCCAAGTGGCTGCTGCTCATCGGGTTCTTCTCCGCCGTCTTCAGCTCGCTGGTGGGCGGGTTCAACGCGCTTGCCTACGTGTTCTCCGACATCGTGAACATCTTCAGGGGCAAGGAGCAGGAGCGCGACGACCAGGCAGAGCGCACCTGGCCGTTCCGCGGCTACCTGCTGTGGATGAGCTTCCCGCCACTGTTGATGCTGCTGTTCGACCAGCCGATCCTGCTGGTGCTCATCTACGCCGCGCTCGGCGCGCTGTTCATGCCGGCGATGGTGGCGGGGCTGCTGTGGCTGATGAACTCGAAGCGGGTGCCGAAGGGTTTCAGGAACGGGTTCGTGGTCAACGCCATCCTCGGCCTCTCGCTGCTGATGTACGTCGTGCTCGGCGTGCACGAGCTGCTCAACCTCTGA